One genomic region from Cellulomonas fengjieae encodes:
- a CDS encoding ABC transporter ATP-binding protein: MSTPAVQASAVGKVFASRSGDVIALEGIDLTVAAGEFVSLIGPSGCGKSTLLRLIADLDTPTTGEVTVFGRTPQQAREAQDYGIAFQQAGLLPWRTVTANVQLPLELHGVGKAERAARAADLLSLVGLDEFAGHFPHQLSGGMQQRVAIARSLAERPSLLLMDEPFGALDEMTRERMQTELVRICAESGAAVVFVTHSIPEAVFLSQRVVVMTPRPGRISAVVPVDLGQARGEGLREDASFFAAVTAVREALHGMPVPTPGGTRADLR, from the coding sequence ATGAGCACGCCCGCCGTGCAGGCCAGCGCCGTCGGGAAGGTCTTCGCCTCCCGGTCCGGCGACGTGATCGCGCTCGAGGGCATCGACCTCACCGTCGCCGCGGGGGAGTTCGTGTCCCTGATCGGGCCCTCCGGCTGCGGGAAGTCGACGCTGCTGCGGCTGATCGCGGACCTGGACACGCCGACCACGGGCGAGGTGACCGTCTTCGGGCGCACCCCGCAGCAGGCGCGCGAGGCGCAGGACTACGGGATCGCGTTCCAGCAGGCCGGTCTGCTGCCGTGGCGGACCGTGACCGCCAACGTCCAGCTACCGCTCGAGCTGCACGGCGTCGGCAAGGCGGAACGGGCGGCACGTGCGGCGGACCTGCTCTCGCTCGTCGGGCTCGACGAGTTCGCCGGTCACTTCCCGCACCAGCTGTCCGGTGGGATGCAGCAGCGGGTCGCCATCGCCCGGTCGCTCGCGGAGCGGCCCAGCCTGCTGCTCATGGACGAGCCGTTCGGCGCGCTGGACGAGATGACGCGTGAGCGCATGCAGACCGAGCTGGTCCGGATCTGCGCGGAGAGCGGCGCCGCGGTCGTCTTCGTGACGCACTCGATCCCGGAGGCGGTGTTCCTGTCGCAGCGGGTGGTCGTGATGACGCCGCGGCCCGGACGCATCAGCGCGGTCGTGCCGGTGGACCTGGGGCAGGCGCGCGGCGAGGGCCTGCGCGAGGACGCGTCGTTCTTCGCGGCGGTCACCGCGGTCCGTGAGGCGCTGCACGGCATGCCGGTGCCGACACCCGGTGGGACCAGAGCGGACCTGCGATGA
- a CDS encoding ABC transporter permease: MTGVAVRRWVAPVLLGVLALAFWQALVVGTGIKPYLLPSPTAIVEQLVLVLPLVWSAALATGMNVLVGLLVGTLVAVGAAIVAARSRMADTLLSPTAAALSVMPIVALAPALNTMFGTTSTTPRRLVVAVVVFAPVFVNLLRGLRQVQPVHRDLLRAYAATPRQITRTVTIPGALPYLFTGLRIASSTAVIAAIVAEYFGGLQNGLGSRITSAASNSAYARAWAFVLGAILLGLVFYLATLALERAVARRQGG, encoded by the coding sequence ATGACGGGCGTCGCGGTGCGCCGCTGGGTCGCACCGGTGCTGCTCGGCGTCCTCGCTCTGGCGTTCTGGCAGGCGCTCGTCGTCGGGACCGGCATCAAGCCGTATCTGCTGCCCAGCCCGACGGCGATCGTGGAGCAGCTCGTGCTGGTCCTTCCGCTGGTCTGGTCCGCCGCGCTTGCTACGGGGATGAACGTGCTGGTGGGACTGCTCGTGGGCACCCTGGTGGCCGTCGGTGCCGCGATCGTCGCGGCCCGCAGCCGGATGGCGGACACGCTCCTGTCGCCGACCGCGGCGGCCCTGTCGGTGATGCCGATCGTCGCGCTCGCGCCCGCGCTGAACACCATGTTCGGCACCACGTCGACCACGCCTCGGCGGCTCGTGGTGGCGGTCGTGGTCTTCGCGCCCGTCTTCGTCAACCTGCTGCGAGGGCTGCGCCAGGTGCAGCCGGTGCACCGGGACCTGCTGCGGGCCTACGCGGCGACGCCCCGGCAGATCACCCGGACCGTGACGATCCCCGGCGCGCTGCCCTACCTGTTCACCGGGCTGCGGATCGCGTCGTCGACCGCCGTCATCGCCGCGATCGTCGCCGAGTACTTCGGCGGGCTGCAGAACGGGCTCGGCTCGCGCATCACGTCGGCGGCGTCCAACAGCGCCTACGCGCGGGCGTGGGCCTTCGTGCTCGGGGCCATCCTGCTCGGACTCGTGTTCTACCTCGCCACGCTCGCTCTCGAGCGCGCGGTCGCGAGGCGCCAAGGGGGCTAG
- a CDS encoding ABC transporter substrate-binding protein, whose protein sequence is MRLTRRTAWGTAAVGVAAALALSACSAGGGDEPEEETSMSSEVLIPVKLQLQWFTQAQFAGYYAALDQGYYVDEGLDVQIVEGGTDIVPQSVLADGSVDYAIAWVPKALASREQGAGITDVAQIFQRSGTLQVSFADTGITSAADLEGKTVGNWGYGNEFELFAGMTEAGLDPATDVTLVQQQFDMNAFLAGDIDAAQAMTYNEYAQLLEAENPETGELYTPDDFTAIDWNDEGTAMLQDAVWASSERLASDEEYQDTTVKFLKASLKGWVYARDNPEEARDIVVAEGSQLGNSHQLWMTNEVNKLIWPSPDGIGLIDEDAWAQTVDVALTTKNDQGATVITAEPDAEAYTNEYVEEALAALRDEGVDVSGEDFEPLTVTLEAGGS, encoded by the coding sequence ATGAGACTCACCAGGCGTACTGCGTGGGGCACGGCGGCGGTCGGCGTGGCCGCGGCGCTCGCCCTGTCGGCATGCAGCGCGGGCGGCGGCGACGAGCCCGAGGAGGAGACCTCCATGAGCTCGGAGGTGCTGATCCCCGTGAAGCTCCAGCTCCAGTGGTTCACCCAGGCTCAGTTCGCCGGCTACTACGCGGCCCTCGACCAGGGCTACTACGTCGACGAGGGGCTCGACGTCCAGATCGTCGAGGGCGGCACCGACATCGTTCCGCAGTCCGTGCTGGCCGACGGCTCGGTCGACTACGCGATCGCGTGGGTGCCCAAGGCGCTGGCGTCGCGCGAGCAGGGCGCCGGGATCACCGACGTCGCGCAGATCTTCCAGAGGTCCGGCACGCTCCAGGTCTCGTTCGCCGACACGGGGATCACGTCCGCAGCCGACCTCGAGGGCAAGACCGTCGGCAACTGGGGGTACGGCAACGAGTTCGAGCTGTTCGCCGGCATGACCGAGGCGGGCCTCGACCCCGCGACCGACGTGACCCTGGTCCAGCAGCAGTTCGACATGAACGCGTTCCTGGCGGGCGACATCGACGCCGCGCAGGCCATGACGTACAACGAGTACGCACAGCTGCTCGAGGCCGAGAACCCCGAGACGGGCGAGCTGTACACGCCCGACGACTTCACCGCGATCGACTGGAACGACGAGGGCACGGCGATGCTCCAGGACGCCGTGTGGGCGAGCTCCGAGCGGCTCGCGTCCGACGAGGAGTACCAGGACACCACCGTGAAGTTCCTCAAGGCGAGCCTCAAGGGGTGGGTCTACGCGCGGGACAACCCGGAGGAGGCCCGGGACATCGTGGTGGCGGAGGGCTCGCAGCTGGGCAACAGCCACCAGCTCTGGATGACCAACGAGGTGAACAAGCTGATCTGGCCGTCGCCGGACGGCATCGGTCTGATCGACGAGGACGCGTGGGCGCAGACCGTCGACGTCGCCCTCACCACCAAGAACGACCAGGGCGCCACGGTGATCACCGCCGAGCCCGACGCCGAGGCGTACACCAACGAGTACGTCGAGGAAGCGCTGGCAGCGCTGAGGGACGAGGGCGTCGACGTGTCGGGCGAGGACTTCGAGCCCCTCACCGTCACACTCGAGGCCGGCGGCAGCTGA
- a CDS encoding aspartate aminotransferase family protein: MTTDDDATALRLDRDHVFHSWSAQGHLNPLVIAGGLGSTVWDHAGRRYLDFSSQLVNTNIGHQHPRVVAAIQEQAATLTTVAPAAANLTRGLAAQKVLSHAPDGFRSVFFTNGGADANENAIRLARLHTGRDKVVSAYRSYHGNTGAAVVATGDWRRVPNEYARAHVHHFGPYLYRSEFWATTPEQESERALRHLERVIQAEGPTSVAAILLETIPGTAGVLVPPPGYLAGVRAIADRYGILLILDEVMAGFGRTGQWFAFDAFDVVPDLITFAKGVNSGYVPAGGVILSEPIAATFEDRVFPGGLTYSGHPLAMASIVATLDAMANEGIIENAAAIGRDVLGPGLAELAEKSPLVGEVRGLGVFWAVELVADQATREPVDAALMGRIKAGALARGLLPFVADNRVHVVPPCVVTPEEAETGLALLTEVLAEVA; this comes from the coding sequence ATGACCACCGACGACGACGCCACCGCGCTGCGTCTCGACCGCGACCACGTCTTCCACTCGTGGTCGGCGCAGGGCCACCTGAACCCGCTGGTCATCGCGGGCGGGCTCGGGTCGACCGTGTGGGACCACGCGGGCCGCCGGTACCTGGACTTCTCCAGCCAGCTGGTCAACACGAACATCGGCCACCAGCACCCGCGGGTCGTCGCGGCGATCCAGGAGCAGGCGGCGACGCTCACGACGGTGGCGCCCGCGGCCGCGAACCTCACGCGCGGCCTGGCGGCCCAGAAGGTGCTCAGCCACGCGCCCGACGGGTTCCGCAGCGTCTTCTTCACCAACGGCGGGGCGGATGCCAACGAGAACGCGATCCGGCTGGCCCGCCTGCACACCGGCCGCGACAAGGTGGTCTCGGCGTACCGCTCGTACCACGGCAACACCGGGGCGGCCGTCGTGGCGACCGGGGACTGGCGCCGGGTGCCCAACGAGTACGCCCGCGCGCACGTGCACCACTTCGGGCCGTACCTGTACCGCTCGGAGTTCTGGGCCACCACGCCCGAGCAGGAGAGCGAGCGCGCGCTGCGCCACCTCGAGCGCGTGATCCAGGCCGAGGGGCCGACATCGGTCGCGGCCATCCTGCTGGAGACCATCCCCGGCACTGCCGGCGTCCTGGTCCCGCCGCCCGGCTATCTCGCGGGCGTCCGGGCGATCGCCGACCGGTACGGCATCCTGCTGATCCTCGACGAGGTCATGGCCGGCTTCGGGCGGACCGGCCAGTGGTTCGCGTTCGACGCGTTCGACGTCGTCCCCGACCTCATCACGTTCGCCAAGGGCGTGAACTCCGGGTACGTGCCCGCGGGGGGCGTCATCCTCAGCGAGCCGATCGCCGCGACCTTCGAGGACCGGGTGTTCCCCGGCGGGCTGACCTACTCGGGGCACCCGCTCGCGATGGCCTCGATCGTCGCCACGCTCGACGCCATGGCCAACGAGGGGATCATCGAGAACGCCGCCGCGATCGGCCGCGACGTCCTGGGGCCGGGTCTGGCGGAGCTGGCCGAGAAGAGCCCGCTGGTCGGCGAGGTCCGCGGGCTGGGTGTCTTCTGGGCGGTCGAGCTGGTCGCGGACCAGGCCACCCGCGAGCCGGTCGACGCCGCGCTGATGGGTCGCATCAAGGCCGGAGCCCTGGCCCGGGGACTGCTCCCGTTCGTCGCGGACAACCGGGTGCACGTCGTGCCGCCGTGCGTCGTGACGCCCGAGGAGGCCGAGACCGGCCTCGCCCTGCTGACCGAGGTCCTCGCCGAGGTCGCCTAG
- a CDS encoding SDR family NAD(P)-dependent oxidoreductase, giving the protein MSTATPRPRRALVTGASSGIGAATVRRLRTEGWDVVATARRADRLAALADETGADTVVADVTDDADVARLAAHVAEGGPLDALVNNAGGAFGLDPVESADLDHWRQMYELNVLGTLRVTQALLPALRAGDGGDIVVVTSTAAHGTYEGGAGYVGAKHAERMLATTLRWEILGEPIRIIEIAPGAVATEEFSMVRFDGDAERAAAVYAGYEPLVADDIADAIAWSLSRPAHVNIDLLVVRPRAQASNNRVARTGV; this is encoded by the coding sequence ATGAGCACAGCCACGCCCCGACCCCGCCGCGCCCTCGTCACGGGGGCGTCCTCCGGGATCGGCGCCGCCACGGTCCGCCGCCTGCGCACGGAGGGCTGGGACGTCGTCGCGACCGCCCGCCGGGCCGACCGGCTGGCGGCCCTGGCCGACGAGACCGGGGCGGACACGGTGGTCGCCGACGTCACCGACGACGCGGACGTCGCACGGCTCGCGGCGCACGTGGCCGAGGGCGGCCCGCTGGACGCGCTGGTGAACAACGCGGGCGGGGCGTTCGGGCTGGACCCGGTCGAGTCGGCGGACCTCGACCACTGGCGCCAGATGTACGAGCTCAACGTCCTGGGCACCCTGCGGGTCACGCAGGCGCTGCTCCCGGCCCTGCGTGCGGGGGACGGCGGGGACATCGTCGTGGTGACCTCGACCGCAGCGCACGGCACGTACGAGGGCGGTGCCGGGTACGTCGGCGCCAAGCACGCGGAGCGGATGCTCGCGACGACGCTGCGCTGGGAGATCCTGGGCGAGCCGATCCGGATCATCGAGATCGCCCCGGGGGCCGTGGCCACCGAGGAGTTCTCCATGGTCCGCTTCGACGGGGACGCCGAGCGTGCCGCGGCCGTCTACGCGGGGTACGAGCCGCTGGTCGCGGACGACATCGCCGACGCCATCGCCTGGTCCCTCAGCCGTCCGGCGCACGTCAACATCGACCTGCTGGTGGTGCGCCCCCGCGCGCAGGCGAGCAACAACAGGGTGGCGCGCACCGGAGTGTGA
- a CDS encoding ABC transporter ATP-binding protein yields the protein MPSAPPAPPARPESTTRVLLRLFRWARPALPRIALGGLTALGASLLALAVPQVLRVIVNGPLLTEGSRRGVVLGALVVLGLGVLEAFLVWCRRALILGPGTTVERDMRTDLFRHLLDLPVEFHDRWSGGQLLSRIMSDLGTIRRWTVFGLVMLLVSSTTVVVGIGLMLATSWVLGLVYLVGAVPMIWLSFRFREDYKVVARLARDQAGDLATTVEESVHGIRVLKAFGRGDDALDDFARQADELRTTEVHKARTLSRVSFALSAIPETILTVSLGLGVVLTSRGELSVGALVAFFATAAVVNNPVERLGMLLAMTLDAKAATDRYLQVMDTGSTVRDPEQPVTLPVPDAAGSRVELSGVHFAHPPTASPDGPRAGAEILAGIDLVLEPGETMALVGLTGSGKTTLLQLVPRLYDVTAGRVRIDGVDVRDLTRADLRSAVSIAFEDPILFSASVRENVLLGTDLTGQAADDLVAEALDVARARFAYGLPDGLDTVIGEEGLSLSGGQRQRIALARAIAVRPRVLVLDDPLSALDVTTEAAVTARLREMLTGTTTLVVAHRPSTVALADRVAVLEDGRITGVGRHADLLSTHPHYRYVLTALSALDAETDQTDELAEVRP from the coding sequence GTGCCCTCCGCCCCACCCGCTCCTCCCGCGCGCCCCGAGTCGACCACCCGCGTGCTCCTGCGCCTGTTCCGCTGGGCGCGGCCGGCTCTGCCGCGGATCGCGCTCGGCGGGCTGACGGCACTGGGCGCGAGCCTGCTCGCGCTCGCCGTCCCGCAGGTGCTGCGCGTGATCGTCAACGGCCCGCTGCTCACCGAGGGGTCGCGGCGCGGCGTCGTGCTCGGCGCTCTCGTCGTGCTCGGGCTCGGCGTGCTGGAGGCCTTTCTCGTGTGGTGCCGGCGCGCCCTCATCCTCGGCCCCGGCACCACGGTCGAGCGGGACATGCGCACCGACCTGTTCCGGCACCTGCTCGACCTGCCCGTGGAGTTCCACGACCGCTGGTCCGGGGGTCAGCTGCTGTCGCGCATCATGTCCGACCTGGGGACCATCCGGCGCTGGACCGTCTTCGGGCTGGTCATGCTGCTGGTCAGCAGCACCACGGTGGTCGTCGGCATCGGCTTGATGCTCGCGACCAGCTGGGTGCTCGGCCTGGTCTACCTGGTCGGCGCCGTGCCCATGATCTGGCTGAGCTTCCGGTTCCGCGAGGACTACAAGGTCGTCGCCCGCCTCGCCCGCGACCAGGCGGGGGACCTGGCCACGACCGTCGAGGAGTCGGTGCACGGAATCCGCGTGCTCAAGGCCTTCGGCCGGGGCGACGACGCGCTGGACGACTTCGCCCGGCAGGCGGACGAGCTGCGGACCACCGAGGTGCACAAGGCCCGGACCCTGTCGCGCGTCTCGTTCGCGCTCAGCGCGATCCCGGAGACCATCCTCACCGTCTCGCTGGGCCTCGGCGTGGTCCTCACGTCGCGCGGCGAGCTCAGCGTCGGCGCGCTGGTCGCGTTCTTCGCGACGGCCGCCGTGGTCAACAACCCGGTGGAGCGGCTCGGAATGCTGCTCGCGATGACGCTGGACGCCAAGGCGGCGACCGACAGGTACCTGCAGGTGATGGACACGGGATCGACCGTGCGGGACCCGGAGCAGCCGGTCACGCTGCCCGTGCCGGACGCCGCGGGCTCGCGCGTCGAGCTGTCGGGGGTCCACTTCGCGCACCCGCCGACCGCCTCGCCCGACGGCCCCCGCGCCGGCGCCGAGATCCTCGCGGGGATCGACCTGGTGCTCGAGCCGGGGGAGACCATGGCGCTCGTCGGCCTGACCGGCAGCGGCAAGACCACCCTGCTGCAGCTGGTGCCCCGGCTCTACGACGTCACCGCCGGCCGCGTCCGGATCGACGGCGTGGACGTGCGTGACCTCACCCGCGCCGACCTGCGCTCGGCGGTGTCCATCGCGTTCGAGGACCCGATCCTGTTCTCGGCGTCCGTGCGGGAGAACGTCCTGCTCGGCACGGACCTGACCGGCCAGGCGGCGGACGACCTCGTCGCGGAGGCGCTCGACGTGGCGCGTGCGCGGTTCGCCTACGGGTTGCCGGACGGTCTCGACACCGTCATCGGCGAGGAGGGCCTCAGCCTGTCCGGCGGCCAGCGCCAGCGCATCGCCCTGGCCCGTGCGATCGCGGTCCGTCCACGGGTGCTGGTGCTCGACGACCCGCTCTCGGCGCTCGACGTCACCACAGAGGCCGCCGTCACCGCCCGGCTGCGGGAGATGCTCACCGGCACCACCACGCTCGTCGTCGCGCACCGGCCGTCGACGGTCGCGCTGGCGGACCGCGTGGCGGTCCTCGAGGACGGGCGGATCACCGGGGTCGGCCGGCACGCCGACCTGCTGTCCACCCACCCGCACTACCGCTACGTGCTCACCGCGCTGTCCGCGCTGGATGCCGAGACGGACCAGACCGACGAGCTCGCGGAGGTCCGGCCGTGA